In Hamadaea flava, a genomic segment contains:
- a CDS encoding fructosamine kinase family protein, giving the protein MDFAFLREHPHLLPTFLTHQRIRETPVGGGSISSASRLTLDDGTSLFAKTWPHPDGPPPGFFDAEASGLTWLRAAGATPVPEVIVALPELLALEWVEPGEPTESGAARFGRELARLHAAGADSFGAPWPGYIGSLPMDNTPSDGPWSTWYAARRLLPYAVLSRESGALDGGDVARIERLADRLGDFDPGEPPARLHGDLWPGNVLWDQSGRGWLVDPAAHGGNRLTDLACLGLFGGVAYLGVVLEAYEEEFPLPAGWRGVLPCHRLFLMLVHTALFGGGYRSAVLAELDELGF; this is encoded by the coding sequence GTGGACTTCGCCTTCCTCCGGGAGCATCCGCATCTGCTGCCGACGTTCCTGACGCATCAGCGCATCCGGGAGACGCCGGTCGGCGGCGGGTCGATCAGCAGCGCCTCCCGGCTCACCCTCGACGACGGAACCTCGCTGTTCGCTAAGACCTGGCCGCACCCGGACGGCCCGCCGCCGGGCTTCTTCGACGCCGAGGCGAGCGGTTTGACCTGGCTGCGGGCGGCGGGCGCGACACCGGTGCCCGAAGTGATCGTGGCGCTGCCCGAGCTGCTCGCGCTGGAGTGGGTCGAGCCAGGCGAGCCGACGGAGTCGGGCGCCGCCCGGTTCGGCCGCGAACTCGCCCGGCTGCACGCGGCCGGGGCGGATTCGTTCGGCGCACCCTGGCCGGGCTACATCGGATCCCTGCCGATGGACAACACGCCCAGCGACGGCCCCTGGAGCACCTGGTACGCCGCCCGCCGGCTGCTCCCGTACGCGGTGCTCTCCCGCGAGAGCGGCGCTCTGGACGGCGGCGACGTGGCCCGGATCGAGCGCCTGGCCGATCGGCTCGGCGACTTCGACCCCGGCGAACCGCCCGCGCGGCTGCACGGGGACCTCTGGCCCGGCAACGTGCTGTGGGACCAGTCCGGTCGCGGGTGGCTCGTCGATCCGGCCGCTCACGGGGGCAACCGGCTGACCGACCTCGCCTGCCTCGGGCTGTTCGGTGGGGTCGCCTACCTCGGGGTCGTGCTGGAGGCGTACGAGGAGGAGTTCCCGCTGCCCGCCGGGTGGCGTGGGGTGCTGCCCTGCCATCGACTCTTCCTGATGCTGGTGCACACCGCCCTCTTCGGGGGCGGCTACCGCTCGGCCGTGCTCGCCGAGCTGGACGAACTCGGGTTCTGA